The following is a genomic window from Rutidosis leptorrhynchoides isolate AG116_Rl617_1_P2 chromosome 8, CSIRO_AGI_Rlap_v1, whole genome shotgun sequence.
tcagttttggtgaccctaaaccgactctAAATGAAAAGATCAAAGTACCccccatttaaaccttttaaaaaggctgaaaattgcatcagcagcaatcggagcgtcgcgccaaatggtggagcgccgctccaacctgcaggtcagttttcaaaaacttgttttggccataactttttgaccgtagctccgttttcgatgaatcaaatatcgttggaaacgtaataagatttcctttccaatgataaggctttgaaacatcaacacaaactttatttagggttgaaaagatacgtacacaccttgtcacttcagacaacgtccagtttccttcggcgttcgagcaagcaacacgtacacttcatacacgcatcgtacaccataaatacattatgtacaataaatatttgggtcttacagttaATCACatttaatgacaccttaatgacgattaagccttgattaaggataacacataagtgttataggaaaacatgtacatctaaaatgtatctagacatacttaggatggtcaccaagtcccaaccaatAGTTGCTCCTTTTttatacatgtgttggacattaatgtatgcttgtacattaatcttgcaaatgccactttgcaagtaaaacttacatagccttagttcaatgctatgttatcactatatgtttaatcctagattaattagtgatctcttgctagtcattacatgaatattacttgactacttgctattaatacatatgtattatttgactatgttcTAAGTGTCAAATGCGaagtagttacttaatatgtatGAACCTTGTCTTGCTATTGTTACCAGTTGGGATTCCACCAACTAGTATTTAGTCTACTTTAATATATGCTTATGCTACTTGGATAATGCTTAACATGTCATATCTAGTAATCTTAAAAGATAATGAATCATTAACACACgtaggtttgcttaagtctaaaattacgTTTATGAATGGTTTAAACTTGATTTATCTTGATGTCTTGCTACATacttaattgatattacttgcttaaattgtcaagacaagattaacacacttaattaattacaaacaagttcaaatttgaatactagcatgatttgtgattaaagtgggttgttgtcatcaatgacatgttgatcaACCAATAACGATTTAGCAAAAGTGTTAATTTtaaacaaaagattatgacaaaactgagattgcctcaaatgattatcatgacttgtatccaagaatgttagacttttcaCTTTTAGCACGACAAGTCACTATCAAAGCAATACttccaaggtaaatggacatttaatgcatatagtacttgtataggatgttgggtatcttttgcaggtgttaaatgaagtaaagagtccaaagattaatgttcaaaactgattcaaacggctatacaacggataagtgttttggactggaccgcgtgcggtcgacccacggttgaccgtggtCCCAGCCGCAGCAATGGCTacttttttatctctccatataaatagcaaggcttggagaactttgaagacttggacctcttgcatgctacaactcaaaattatcagagaatcacaagaacataacaccCATACATATGTTTGTAATTAGCAAGAGAAGTtgtataatctcatagattatagaaggggttgtaaacttactttcaaattactatctttgtgagtttacatagtgttgtaataatccttagaattgtcatcactagaaaatggtgagtctttgtactttgtaattggaagcatatgctagcttagctatcatcttctttAAAGGGAACTatggagttgattaatctcattgggatTAATACTTTTCTAAGGTgaggacaagttgatctaagttggaggtaatctttcaaatggatagaaagattaggtttgttgtctaaggagaagtacaagacttgtaaatcggatctccaccggatttggagaaatgtgcttagtgaagcaaaactcccgattagtgaatcggggagtggattaagatggattagttaacatccacccgaaccactataaatccttttgtttatgttctttactttacattccgcattataacaaacataaacacatcacatattggtttgagttgattaaagtgGTCAGGGATTGCTCAAATCTtgtgatcatcgaaaaagttttaaaaatcgtattaagtaactattcaacctcctctagttattattattattattattattattattattattattagggggatgattctcacgcacacttttttgatcctcacgcacctattttaaccttttactcttctaataatactcaattggtgtgtgaggataaaaaaaATGTATGTAAGAATCatccccttattattattattattattattattattattattatattatcctaTTATTAAATTCACGGATTTTGTGATTATGATCGATATTCAACGTGGAAAAGGGCGGGTTCTCGTCGTGGTAATCGTACCTCCTTAAAATGGGTCTGGTCGTTACCCGACCCTAAATTAATTCACAATCTAACATTTCAAACCCTAATTACACCCTTTTTTTTCGAACACGCACCAATTCTCACGTCAAAATTCCCAAAACAAAATAACAAAGCGTAATAATGACGGGGACTGATCAAAACGACAACCATTCGCATGCTGTTGAAGAATCCGATTCTACACCCCACCAGACGATCGATATTCAACCACAAGCAGACACCAAGGTACTTCATTTATTTATAAATTTGTTTTGTTTTAGTTTAATGTAATTTGTTCCTGTAACAAATAATGTTAGCTTCTATTAACTTAAGCGTTTagcaaaatttaaaatttataatagttgaatttaaatgttGTTCCTATTCGTTGTTTAACTAATTTTATTTTGGTGTATGGTGTTATTAAATATGTTATTATTTCATGTTATAGAATGCACAATAGCGTTGCATTATTGATGTGAAGTGTAGTGGCAATTGACTTGATTTGGTGTGCTGTTACGCATAGCATGTTGTATTTTGGAATTTAGTGTATTAgacaaggtttaaacttgtaagggGGTGTAAAATATTGTGATAAAACAATATACATAAATTATTTTATAAGTCTGCAAATAATCTCTACCTGCGCAACCAGTGGCGGAAGCGGAAATTTTTTTCATCggggcgaattttttttaaaagcgtagcaattttttttggcaaaatacggaagcttttgggcaaaatatggaggcttttggggcaaaatatagagaCTTTTGGGCAAAAAGAATTCCAATGGGTAAAATGAaaaaatccaaaaattttacactacaaattacaaatccactgggggcgggtgCCACCCCTCCCTGGCCCTACATATTTTCGCCCGTCCCTGCAACTGCatacaataaataaaattattCAAGATGTTTTGATGTGTTGCATTTTCGTTTCCTTAGAGTTCGATGAAGAAGACTAAAGATCTAGAAGTCAGTGTTCCAATTGCTTATGGAACTATCTCATTTTGGCTTGGACGGAAGGCTACTGAGTAATGCATACTTCTTTTATTCTTTTTTTTATTAAAGAGTTTTTAACAAGACTTATAGTTTATGTGGTGTGAATTGAATTGTTAACGTTTACTAGAACTCAATCACATACGTGGACTGTTTACGTACGTGGGGCAACAAATGAAGACTTGAGTGTGGTCATAAAAAAAGTTATATTTCAGTTGCACCCAAGTTTTAATAACGCAAGGCGAGTGGTTGAATCACCTCCTTTCGAGCTGACCGAACGTGGATGGGGTGAATTTGAAATTGCGATTTCAATATTCTTTCATGATGATGTCTGTGAAAAGCAGTTAGACTTGTgagttacggagtattatttacatCTTTTTAGCCGTTTAATTCCACTCATGATATGTAAATAATGCTTTTTTAATTTAACTTCAGGTTTCATCATTTGAAGTTATACTCTGAAGTAGAGCACGGTCCATTATCAACCAAGAAACCTGTGATTGTTGAATCTTATAATGAGATTGTTTTTCCAAACCCTTCACTTGAGTTTCTTTCTCGTGTGCTTAATCATCCATCTGTAATTGTCCCGCGGCTTCCAGCTACTTTGAACTTGCCTCCTGGTAATGTTATGTATAAAATATTGCAAATTGGGTTGGTCAAGGAAGTGGGTGCAGTGTCAAAACGGGTCAAGTGGGGTCCGGTTGTTTTGAGAAATTTTTGGTCCAACCTTTGTCTATTacccaaggttgcaaaaatcgcaactcggggagtactcagTCGTGACTTTCTAGGGAGTACTCgacaactcggggagtactcggatgttgactaagtttgactttgaccgattttagCCGAGTTTTGACCATTTTTGACTGATCTTATGAGTTTTGGCCCTTTTTTGACCGACTTTTGaccgattttccgagtaatcccgagttttgactGAGTTTTACCAAGTTTGACTGAGTTTGACCAAATCTGACCGAGTACACCCTGAGCTGTAAAAACAGAGTACTCGCCGAGTTATTCCGAGTTTTGCAACACTGCTATTATCTTAGTTATGTGGTAGACGTGATTATTTGAACTATACTTTATACAAGAATAATATCAGCTTTGAATAAAACCATTAAGAATATTGAATGCTTTATAGATACAAGTTGGGCGAATTGAACCCGTCTGACCCATTTGACCGTTTATAATTTTCTTATGCTAGTTTTTTAATTTGACCAGTATGTGATAAACAGGAGACCAAATCTTACAtaatttatttttgttttattaacATTGGCATTGTTTTTATACTATGGTTTACTCGGTTATAGCACCAATAGAAGACGTGCACGCGAAAAAACGAGGCGACACTAAAGATCATCCACTTGGTCAATGGTTCAATCGATTTTCCGAGGCAGACGAGTTATTAAAACTGGCAGAAGCCCGTCAGCAGGTCAACATATTCTTGCTcgaatcgttttcattattttcaaTCATATTGTAATTGTAGTGTCGTTTATATTAACACCGTGATGCCTAAACTGAACATATGGTATGATTTTGACATGTTTCGTTACTTCAGGTGCAAACTCATATTACAAAGTTGAAAAGGCGATTAAGCATGTTAGAAGGGTCATCTCCAACACAAAAACCACGTTAACTCACCTTATGCTTAAAATAGTGTCGAATTTATCTTCGAGCATACTTAAATAACTAAAATCAGGTAAACCGTCATCCACCTCGAATTTGTTCTGCATATAAGGTTTATGCATGGATTCAGTGTAAATGTTCCTCACTTTTATAGGTCGTAGGTTTTAATCGTACTTAGATATTATTGCATTATAAGTTCGTTTTCAGAAACTTGTGTCCTTGTATGTCCTTTGCAACATAAGCATGTGACGGTAGCTGAAAGGCCATGTTACATATGCTTTATTTGGTTACAATTCCCTTTCAATAGGAGATATAGTCTATTATGTGATTATTTATTTAGTATCTACTAAGTTGTATAATATGACAGATGAATGTTTATCAACAATTAGCTGTATTGATGTGACCAGGTTTCAATTATGGAACATGGGACTTTCTAAAACGACTAAGTTCTATGTTTATATTTGGATAGGTTGCTAAGAATGCACATTTAAAATGACCCGTTTGAGTCATTTATAAAACGATAAAAGGATGTAAGCAGTTATGGACCCGTTTGAGTTGATTAtctattttcttttttattttcttttttaggaCTAAGGTATTAAAATGACGTAGGAAGacttaggtgttgtttgttttttaagatgtttttttcTGAAGATTTGCTAACCATGTTTGTAAAGATGTGGTCTAAAGGTCTGTATGCATAAAGATTGTTTGTTTTTATGTATGCAAAATAACTTAATTTCGTCTGCAGCACTTGGAAAGCATAATTCTAAGTCTGCGAGTTTGCAGACAACTGAAGACATTGTTCTATCTATGCCTCAGAAACTCAAACAGTCTGTAGTAAAAATATATGCGTGctcgcagacataagacataataagatctgcAGACTGGAAAAAAACAACTAGAATATGAATCTATCTTAGATTTCCCTTGACCCTTTGACGTTTTCGGTCCATTCAATCCACTTTTACTTTTAACCTGTTTAGTGCATTATTACTCAAATGCAACGTTGAAGTTCTCATTTTTGTACGAATATAACGTAGAATACAAGATGACCTTACAGAAGTTTTAGATATGACACTAGTGATACAATGTAGAATCACACTGAACTCTGTTAGGTAATGATAAAGTCTCTAGTAGTTAAACCTTTCCTATCTCAGTGAGGTCGGTACGAATGTATATTTTGAAAGTACTATACAATTATGTTCGAGATACAAGTAGGTCGCCGTTAGGTGTATTATGACTCAAATTTCGTATTGCCCCTACTTAATCGTGCATGATGACTCGCGACCTAACATGTTAAGCTAATCAAATCGTACCGTTCTCAGTTATCACCCCATTTATAATATTAATGAGTGTGTCATTAAATCGTGCTACAGTCGTTTGTACCTTGTACGAAGTCGCATTTAGAGGTGGACGTGACATGTTCACTTttcatatttttttctttttctttctcttgTGAATTCGAAatgatgtgatatattaatatcacttTCAAATAGAAAGTACTCAATTTTCTATGGTTCACATGCGTTTGGGATCAAATTGGTTCATATGGGTCTATTCTTCTACTTAGTTGATTTAGTTTTATTAATGAAAAAAATACGCcattggtacctgtggtttgtttaCATTTTCATGACAACACCTAAACTTTATTTTTTGCATAGTTGGTACCTATGCTTTGCTTAACTTCGTGGTTGATACCCCAACCTAACGTCCGTTAAGTTTTGATGGTTAATCCCTCACATGTGCCAGGCATGTGAGGGCAAATTCGTCCCTTTAATTTAATATGGTCCATTTAAAAACCATCTAAATTGCATGTGTCAAATTTGTCAAATGTAAACGGTATGAATGTGCAAATTGTTGAGTGTATCAATTTGGCAGTAAACTGTATGAACTTACTTGGCCTAAACTATTCAAAATATGTCACTGATTTAAATATGATAATGTTTATACCATATTCTACATACAGTTCACATTTTGACTATAAACAAAGCCATTGCGGGTCACTTCAAATATAGTATAAAGATGGTCATAGTCTCCATAACTACAAATATGATATAAACAAAGTCATAGTGGGTCATATCACAATATATATGTACAAATGGATCATATTACAATATATATGTACAAATGAGTCATATTACAATTTACTATATATATGTACAAATGGGTCAGTGGACAATATATATGTACAAATGGGTCATATTACAATATATATGTACAAATGTACAAATGGGTCAGTGGTAATTTAAACCAAATTCACATTACAATGCACCAAGCAAATTCAGTCAAGAAAAAGTCAATAACATGCTTATACGAAAGTGGTAATTTAAAATCAAATTCACATTAAATCATTAACAAAATCCAAAGTAACCCATAACAATAAATCAGTATCAAAAGCCATTACTACTGCAACTTCTTAAAGGTTAACTGAAAAATGAAAAGTGCATGTCTGCAACTTCTAAAAGGTTCAAAACCAAACATCAAAAAATAGATAAGAGTCATCACGTAAAACAAAATAAGAAAACATTCATTTATTCCATTCTTGCACCAACATTAACCTTTTTCTTCTTAATGCCACATTTGATGTATGAGAAATGTTGATGAAGATAAACCAAACATCGGTTTAATATGGTAATATAAGTACGTCAATTGTTTTTTCATAGACTAAATTATATAAAGGGACTAATTTACCCTCACATGAGTGGCACATGTGAGAGGTTAATCATCAAAACTTAACGAGCGTTAGGTGTTGTCATCAAAAAATAGATAAGAAGAAAAAGTTTAGGTGTTGTCATGAAAGTTAAGCAAAGCATAGGTACCAACTGTGCAAAAAATAAAGTTTAGGTGTTGTCATGAAAATGTAAACAAACCAaaggtaccaacggcgtaattttttctttattaattTTGGTATCCTGTTCTAATACCGGAATATTTTTGGTATTGCTTATCTGTAAATGTTTATTTTCTGAAAGAATAAGctcttatatataaataaacatgtgTCACTTTAATGGATTATTCCTATTAAACAAGCAGACTAACAATTTCTTAAAGTTGTTTTGTTAGCTGCTGTCAAAGTTATGACTAAATCTTAGGTATATTCATGAGTATGTTGAAATTGTTACCAATAGGTTCAAAGAGAGGTGTTAGCAAAGATCAGGTCAGGTCTAATCTATATCTATACTTCTAtactttctattaaaatcctatgataatgatgtcattattagactaattcctttgttaaaaataaatcaaaatacaaaagaaaaaaatctaagcatggtgcgtgatgtcattaatctaaataattttgaattaaaattaaacttattaataattattattattaaatcttattaataattattttaattacagaaattaaattattttaattaattattttgaattgagtacgagaaggtataaaagatacgcagaaggaaaccaattctaaatctatattttaatttacacttttaaaataaaatgacaaccaatattatcactTATAATTTGATGTGGATTGTTTAACATGCATTTTAGGTATTTGATGAAATGTTcaactgacgagtttcttagtcggactttgTGGTTCCACGAGTCGTTAAActgaatgactttagcatttacgttcacctaatacctaaaacatatcattaaactgtttcgtttaaacaaacccgtgattttacgggtcatttcactagttgacATTTAAAAGTCTTAGTCCAAAGGTTGAAAAGTGTAGATTAAAGGCCCCAAATGTCAAACACCTCTTTAAATCCTTAATATCTAATAGATTACATACTTTCTAAACCATCATTACTTAATAGAATTTGTCTCCAACATATAACATAATAACCCTATCCAGAAACTTGTTTGCACCTTTACAGTTACATTGGTAAGTCAGATGCTGGGTAGTTTCTGTTAAATAGTTGTTAGCTTAAATAAATGTATTAGCCTATAGTCCAAGGTTGCACAAAACATCGATTTATGGGTAATCGGTTGGAACTTTGAAGGAAGTGATCAACAAATCGAGGGTTCGGCGGATGTTAACTATTTTTTACTTTGATCGATTTTAACCGATTAAACCATGATTTATAGTGACTGATTCAGATGTTGACCGATTTAATTTAACATATTTGACCTCTCCAACAACCAAGTAATCGCCGATTTATTCTGAATTTTACTACACCGCTAATAGTCCATACACACTAATTAATTATCTCTTTTCAAATATGTTAAACCTCATCCAATAATCAAATAATGATAAAATTAtggaaaaaaatattaatattattattataaaaccaacatcacatatgatggagatcTTATGTTACTTCATAGATTCATCAAGACGTACATTGTCACATTCATACATAAATGGAATGGGTCCATTATGTATTCATGTCTTTAATAGAGGTAACAATGTAGGGTTAGCCCAAAGGGGTATGAACCCATGCTTATACAATCACACTTTCTCCGAAAACCACCTTACTTACCACCTGCCAGCCCTTCCACATGCATTTGCTTCTCAACCTCCCTTATATAAACCCCTTCATATCATCACCATCATTCCACCCCTCCACCACCGCCAGTCCACCACCAACAAcgccaccacaaccaccaccagtTTTTCAATCATACTAATAAGTAACATCCAAAATGGGTTTAAGAAAATCAAACAAAAAACAAACGCAAACACTTGCTTGCAAGAAGAAATACTCAAATTTTAGACACAATAACAACTACCCAACCGACGTCCCGAAAGGACACTTTGTAGTCTACATTGGTGAAACGAGAAGTAGATACGTTGTGCCCATATCATGGTTACATCACTCAGGGTTCCAAAGTTTGTTACGACGAGCTGAGGAAGAGTTTGGGTTCAACCATGATATGGGGCTAACCATTCCTTGTCTCGAACAAGATTTCTTGTCTCTCCTCTCACTCATGTGATGAAATTTGTCATTCAACTGATCGAGATCACGAACATAAGCTCTTTCGTATCATTTGATTCATATTCATATGAACTTTTTATGAACAAATAATTATTGTAATTATGCAAACAGTTTTTCTATTTTTCTCATGTGGTGGTGTAACACCCTTGGAAAAATATTGTCACATGAAAATGTATATTTAAGTTTGTTTGTTCATATTGATGAGAATTGATTAAATAAACATTGTATTGAGTTCAACATATCTATCAACTTGATTTCCCTTTCACCATTAAGAAGTATGCTTACTACATACAAAATCTGTACAAATAAACTTAACTAAAACTAACAAAAGACAACCTAAATTACTGTATCGAAAAATTCAAAATAGTTGAATCATGTGAAAGATCGAACGACATTAGAGAAAGTAACTAATCCAGAAACAAGACCAACGAAGAAGGCGCTGTTGTAGGTTGTCGGTTCACCTTGCATCGAGTTATTACGTGAGTCAATGTATGTGTCATTAAGGAACGGTCCACCCACAACTGCTCCACTCGCTAGGTTAGGATTAGGTTTTGTAGAGTTGAGCCACTTGAACCCATCTTTACAGCTTGTAGTTGCATCGACCGGTATTGATGCACCACGATGGTGCACATACTGAGGGTAGTTAAGCCCGTAGCCGACTAGGTAGCTCATGCTCATTGGGTTAGTTCCCAACACATAATCCGCCTAATCGTAAAAATTTTGATCTATTAGTATACATATAAAGTCTACTTATAATTAAGATAAATCTCAGGTAGATACATCAGTACAACACCTGTGAAATAGCGAAGTCACGAACATCCATTGGCTCATATAACTTCCCGTTACAATATAAATATGGCGTTTTGGATGTGAACATGTAGTCACTTAAAACTACCGCTAGGAACGCAGTGCCAATAGCGTATTGCAATGTATCCCACTCGTTCACCCATATCAATCCACCTGCAATTTGACACTAAAACGCCAATTTCAAAATTCTGCAGTAATCAAATCATACTTGTTTTTTTTGGCAGTTGGCCTGAAAGGGTAATGTAAGTTACCTAAATTGCCAATAAATGTAATATGTACCCAGAAAGGTAATGTGTTTTTCATTTTATAAATTACAATTTCGGgcaaaaattgaaaaacatgttACTTTTTTGGGCATCTGAATAAGTCATATTTACCTTTATTGGTAATTTGGGTGATTTAGGTTACTCTTTCGGGTCATTTGCCTTTGGCTTTTCCTTATTAGTGAAAAGTGTACCGTTAGTTTTCTGGCTCATTGGGGATGGCAATAAAACTGTACACATAAGCGTCTCAGCAGTTCGTCTGTACATCTGTAGGTTCATATTTTCTACAATCGATATCTCTTTCACCTCATCAAAAAAATTCACCCGCGATAACAACACCTaaacaaaattaaaataaaaagggCACCAACTTTATGAAAATTTCAACTGTATGACCATGTTTACAACTGTATACCTGTGTCCCAGCTAATTTATTGTCCCAAGAAAACCACGTAGGATTACCCCAATTAGCGAACGCGTTTCCGTGCATTATGGTGACATAATCGATATAGTATTCGTCTCGAGTGGCATGGTAGAGCCACGATGCAGCCCACAATAATTCATCTACATATCCAGAGGAGTTATAGTAGCCTTGTACTGATGGGACGCTTTTGCTATAAACCCCTGGATAACTGTTAGCAAAATCGAACAGTTTTTGGGCGTGATCGAGTAGCAATTTGGAATAATCGGCATCCTGGTTCTTGAAAACGAGAGATGCTGCTGCCATTGCGGCTGCAGTCTCTGCAGCAATGTCTGAGCCTGGATATGATGTGTTCACTTGAAATGTTGGCCTTTTTTCGGATAACGTTTCTGGCCTTTCCCAACATTTATGGTCTATTTCTGGATCACCCACCTGATGATGTATGCATTTAGAATGCTGAATCATGTGGCATATAACAGGTAATCAGCTTAAACACAAGGGGCTACTTTGCTAATGTTTGAATGTGTGTGATTTTTGAAGTTGTGGTTATCAAGTAATTATTAAATTTGATTGATATAAAGTGACAATCAAGGTTTAAGAAAACGGAAACGCGCCTCGAGGCGTTTTCCCTTTGTGAGGCGAGGCGTATGCCTCGAGGCGAACCAAGGCGTACGTTCGAGGCGGAGTtaaaaaatacataaataaatatatttcgataatatataataacagggactgttattgtcattttattaaagGTTAAAAAGTGATCATCAAGTTTGTTCTTGTTATTTAACTTTAGTAAAAGTCCAGGGACTGTTTTTGTCATTTGAATATTGTCATTTGATAAAATATCAACGTGCTTCTTCATCTTCCAGATTAGATCAGATCTAAAAGAACACGTGTTTCTTCATCAAGTTTCATATCTTAAAGATCAGATCTAAAAGAACCAAAACCCTAAAATCAACGTGCTTCTTCATCTTCTCCAGCCACCAAAATGTTAGATTGTTTCCTTCTTCTCTTCCCTTTTTTTTCCCTGTTTTCTTT
Proteins encoded in this region:
- the LOC139862636 gene encoding auxin-responsive protein SAUR50-like is translated as MGLRKSNKKQTQTLACKKKYSNFRHNNNYPTDVPKGHFVVYIGETRSRYVVPISWLHHSGFQSLLRRAEEEFGFNHDMGLTIPCLEQDFLSLLSLM
- the LOC139863040 gene encoding endoglucanase 24-like — encoded protein: MEAKPKREDDSSEWYWWLLVATITILVAGAASITIWRDFHELQNRVPRIRMPPKGVTQKYSDALRIATQFFDVQKSGRLENDRIEWRGDSGLKDGKDVNADLSKGLYDAGDNMKFGFPMAFTATVIAWSILEYGQRMDEVKELKHVQESLKWITDYLINAHPSDNVLYIQVGDPEIDHKCWERPETLSEKRPTFQVNTSYPGSDIAAETAAAMAAASLVFKNQDADYSKLLLDHAQKLFDFANSYPGVYSKSVPSVQGYYNSSGYVDELLWAASWLYHATRDEYYIDYVTIMHGNAFANWGNPTWFSWDNKLAGTQVLLSRVNFFDEVKEISIVENMNLQMYRRTAETLMCTVLLPSPMSQKTNGGLIWVNEWDTLQYAIGTAFLAVVLSDYMFTSKTPYLYCNGKLYEPMDVRDFAISQADYVLGTNPMSMSYLVGYGLNYPQYVHHRGASIPVDATTSCKDGFKWLNSTKPNPNLASGAVVGGPFLNDTYIDSRNNSMQGEPTTYNSAFFVGLVSGLVTFSNVVRSFT
- the LOC139862728 gene encoding transcription initiation factor TFIID subunit 14b-like; translated protein: MTGTDQNDNHSHAVEESDSTPHQTIDIQPQADTKSSMKKTKDLEVSVPIAYGTISFWLGRKATETQSHTWTVYVRGATNEDLSVVIKKVIFQLHPSFNNARRVVESPPFELTERGWGEFEIAISIFFHDDVCEKQLDLFHHLKLYSEVEHGPLSTKKPVIVESYNEIVFPNPSLEFLSRVLNHPSVIVPRLPATLNLPPAPIEDVHAKKRGDTKDHPLGQWFNRFSEADELLKLAEARQQVQTHITKLKRRLSMLEGSSPTQKPR